The Achromobacter deleyi region GCACGCTGACCGTCAGCTTCGCCCACGTCGAGGCCTACGAGGCCTTCGACATCGACAGGCCCTACGACAACCGCCAGCTCGTTCACAACCTGAACCGCATCTGGTCGGCCGCCATGCTGGACGGTCCCGACGACAGCCCGGAACTGCGCCGCGCCCGGGAAATGCGCCCGGTGCTGGACGCCGCCGACTTCGTGCTGGACATCCACTCCACGCGCGCGCCGGTGCAGCCCTTCTGGGTCTACAACGAGATGGACCGCAATACCGCGCTGGCGTCCGCCGTCGGCGCGCCGCAGGTGCATCTGGTCATGCCGCAGGACAAGTTCCCCGGCACCGGCGTCATGGGCTACGGCCATCATGGCGACCCCATGTCCGACAGCGGCGGCGCGCTGGTGGTGGAATGCGGCCAGCACTTCGCCCGGTCCGCCGCCCAGCTTGCGACCGACGTGTCGTTGCGCTTCCTGGCGCACCTGGGCCTGATCGACATGCCCGCCGGCGCCACGCCGCCGCCCGCGCCGCAGCGCTACCGCCTGCTGGAAGTCCACATGGTGAAGTCCGAGGACTTCAGCTTCACCCGCCCGGTGATTGGCTTCGAAACCTTCGACAAGGGCGAACTGATCGCCATGAACGGCACCGAGGAAATCCGCTCGCCGTGTGACAACTGCACGATCTTCATGCCCACCCGCATGCCCATCGTCGGCCGCGAAGCCGTGTACCTGACGCAAGCGATCTGACGACTCCCTGGCGGCGCGCGGCGGCGCGCCGCTCCAGGTTCTTCAGCAATCTGGAATCAGGCGCTTCCCCAGACTGATCACTTCATCCTGATGAAAGCCCAGGCTGTCGTAAAAGCCCTTCACGGCGACATTGCCCGACCGGATCAGCAGGTTGATCTTGGGACATCCCATTTCCAGGAGCTTGCGCTCCACGGCCCGCATCAGGGCCGTGGCGTAGTTGCGCCGCTGGTGCGCCGGCGACACCGCCAGATAGTTGATCCAGCCGCGATGTCCGTCGTAGCCGCCCATGAGCGTCCCGACG contains the following coding sequences:
- a CDS encoding succinylglutamate desuccinylase/aspartoacylase domain-containing protein; its protein translation is MQNSAFEPDTAPLEVLPRDISAYRQGNTGIPYVHRFDSGKPGPHALINAITHGNEICGMVAATHLLDTGVRPRIGTLTVSFAHVEAYEAFDIDRPYDNRQLVHNLNRIWSAAMLDGPDDSPELRRAREMRPVLDAADFVLDIHSTRAPVQPFWVYNEMDRNTALASAVGAPQVHLVMPQDKFPGTGVMGYGHHGDPMSDSGGALVVECGQHFARSAAQLATDVSLRFLAHLGLIDMPAGATPPPAPQRYRLLEVHMVKSEDFSFTRPVIGFETFDKGELIAMNGTEEIRSPCDNCTIFMPTRMPIVGREAVYLTQAI
- a CDS encoding GNAT family acetyltransferase, encoding MTHQDLAIRAYHPSDEAAIIHLWQECGLTRSWNDPRKDIARKLTVQSDLFLVGEVDGVIVGTLMGGYDGHRGWINYLAVSPAHQRRNYATALMRAVERKLLEMGCPKINLLIRSGNVAVKGFYDSLGFHQDEVISLGKRLIPDC